GTTAAATATCCTCCGAGGAGCGCAACAATTGTTGAGGCTAAAAGAAATGAAGAATTCCAGTATACAATAATAAATGACGCATAATTTAGCAGTTTGTAAATGTAGACAAGTAGGATTATGGCTAAGCCAATGATTGAGCCTAAAATTAAGGGCAGCACCCAATACTTTACTACTTCAAAGAATCTTTCACTGCTCTGCCTCAAATTTTGTCTGCTCCTCATCTGCACTCTGCTCTATTTCTGCCAGCTTTCTAATGTCGCACGTTCCATACTTTTTGACGACTATAACCAGCAAAGCTAACACTATGGCGGTTACGCAAGTGTCCGTGGAAAAAGCAAGTATCAGAAACGCTTCGCCTAAAGTTCTATTCAAAGAAGAGGCTAACAGCACAAAATTCATAGACGCTGCCACCGCAATAATTTCAATGGAAATTAACACTTTAACAAGGTGACGCTTGGTCAATAAGCCGAAAATGCCAACGGCAAGCAA
The window above is part of the Candidatus Bathyarchaeia archaeon genome. Proteins encoded here:
- a CDS encoding NADH-quinone oxidoreductase subunit K is translated as MDYMILSVILLAVGIFGLLTKRHLVKVLISIEIIAVAASMNFVLLASSLNRTLGEAFLILAFSTDTCVTAIVLALLVIVVKKYGTCDIRKLAEIEQSADEEQTKFEAEQ